The genomic region GTACTTGAGGCAATAAAAGGTTCTAATATACTAATTCACGGTATTGGGGAAGCAGGAGTTTTGGCCCAAAGAAGATCTACAGACCCTGAAATCTTAGATAAATTGGAAAAGAGTAACGCAGTTGCAGAGGCCTTTGGTTACTATTTTGATGCTAAGGGCAATATAGTTCATCAGGTAGAAAGTATAGGGCTTAAACTTACAGATTTACAACATATAAGTAAAGTGATTGCAGTAGCAGGAGGCAAAAGCAAAGCCAAGGCTATTGAAGCTGTGGCTATAAACCATAGACAGCATATCTTAGTAACTGATGAAGGTGCAGCTATGGAGATTTTAAATTAGTTATTAAGCCTTGAGGCTAAATATATAAAAAATAAGGAGGAGATTTAAAGATGACATTGAAAATTGGTATTAACGGTTTTGGAAGTATCGGAAGAAGGGTGCTAAGAATTGCCCATGGAAATCCTAACCTAGAAATTGTAGCAATCAACGATTTAACTGACGCGAAAACATTAGCGCATTTATTAAAGTATGACTCTACTTACGGAAGGTTTGAAGCAGAGGTTGAGGCTAAAGATAATTCTATAGTAGTTAACAACCATGAGATTGAGATTACTGATCACAAAAATCCAGCAGATATTCCCTGGAAAAAGCATGGTGTTGACATTGTAATTGAAGCTACAGGAATCTTTAGAAAAAAAGAAGATGCCCAAGCTCATATCGATGCTGGTGCTAAAAAAGTAATCATCACAGCACCTGCTAAAAACGAAGACATCACCATTGTAATGGGAGTTAATGAAAAAGATTATGACCCACAAAACCACCACATTGTATCAAATGCATCTTGCACAACTAACTGCCTTGCTCCATTTGCCAAAGTGCTAAACGATAACTTCGGCATTAAAAGAGGTCTTATGACCACAGTTCACTCCTACACTAATGACCAGCGCTTGCTAGATTTACCACATAGCGATTTAAGAAGAGCAAGAGCTGCTGCAGAATCTATCATCCCTACAACCACCGGAGCTGCTCAAGCGGTTTCACTTGTACTGCCAGAGCTTAAGGGTAAGTTTGATGGCTTTGCTATGCGAGTTCCAACATCTGCAGTTTCTGTTGTTGACATGACTGTTGAACTAGAGAAGGATGCTGATGTAGAAACTATCAACAGAGCTTTTAAGGATGCTTGTGATAATGAACTACAAGGGGTTATGGATTATACTGATGAGCCGCTTGTATCAAGTGACTATAAAGGCTCTCCATTCTCTTCTGTTATTGACGGGCTTTCAACTAAGGTTATGGAAAACAACATGGTTAAAGTACTAGCCTGGTATGATAACGAGTGGGGTTATTCAGCAAGAGTTGTTGACCTAGTGTTATACATGGGTAAATCTCTATAATATTAAAACTAAGGGTGGGGCTACGGCACCACCCTTATAATCTAACAAGGAGGCTAATGCCATGAACAAGCTTACATTGAAAGATGTTAACTTAAAAGGGAAAAAAGTTTTTGTACGCATGGATTTTAATGTTCCTTTAAACGATGGTAAGATAACCGACGAGACAAGAATTCAAGGGGCATTACCCACAATTCAATACCTAATGGAAAACGAAGCAAAGGTTATATTGGCATCTCACTTAGGTAGACCAAAAGGTCAAGTCAAAAAAGAGCTATCCTTAAAGGTTGTTGCAGATAGAATATCTGAACTTATAGGCAGAGAGGTTAAAATGGCTCCTGATGTAATAAGTGACAAAGTTACTGAAATGGCCAACTCTTTAGAAAATGGAGAGGTGATGCTGCTAGAAAATGTGCGCTTTTTACCTGGTGAGGAAAAAAACGACGCTCAGCTGTCCAAAGAATTTGCAGCCTTAGCGGATATCTTTGTTAATGACGCATTTGGAACTGCCCATAGAGCCCATGCAAGCACTGCTGGAATTGCTGATTACATACAAGCAGTAGCTGGGTTTTTAATTGAAAAAGAATTAAACATGCTAGGAGAAGCTGTAAATAACCCTAAGCGTCCGTTAGTTGCTATAATTGGCGGTGCTAAGGTAAGTGATAAAATCGGAGTTATAGAAAACTTGATAGAAAAAGTTGATACTTTAATCATAGGTGGTGGAATGGCTAATACCTTCCTATCTGCAAAAGGTTATGATATGGGTAACTCTTTGGTGGAAGAAGACAAGATTGAACTTGCTAAGGACTTGATGAAGCAAGCTACCGCAAAGAAAGTTGAAATAATGTTACCATCTGACCTTTTAGTAGCTGAGAAGTTTGACAATGAAGCGCCAAGTCAGATAGTTCCGTGTGATCAAGTGCCAAACGGATGGATGGCCGTGGATATTGGCACTAAGGCAGCAGAAGAATTTTCTCAAGTTATAACAAAAGCTCAGACAATTGTATGGAACGGTCCTATGGGAGTGTTTGAAATGGATAACTTTGCTAAAGGAACTTTTAGCGTTGCAAAAGCTTTAGCTAAGAGTGAAGGACTATCCATCGTTGGTGGAGGCGATTCAGCAGCTGCCGTGGAAAAAGCTGGATTAGCTAAGCAAATGGGTCATATCTCCACAGGTGGAGGAGCATCATTAGAGTTTTTAGAAGGAAAAACCTTGCCTGGTGTAGAAGCACTAACAGAAAAATAAAAGCCTAGGAGGTATGATTTATGACTAATAGAATCCCAATTTTAGCAGGTAACTGGAAGATGAATAAAACTGCCAGCGAAAGTGAAAAGTTTTTTGAGGAAGTAGCAGAAAAGCTGGATGTTGATGAGGTAGAAGCGGTTGTTTGTCCGCCATTTACTAGCTTGCAGGCGGCTAAAAGTTTGCTGAGCAACTCAAGTATAAAACTAGGAGCTCAGAATGTACATTTTGAAGAAAAAGGAGCTTATACAGGTGAGATTTCCCCTGATATGTTAAAGGATTTAGGGGTTGAGTACGTTATTGTAGGCCACTCAGAGCGTAGAGCTATGTTTGGGGAAAGTGACGAGATTGTAAATAAAAAAGTGTTAGCTGTGATAAATAGCAAAATGAAACCAATCCTTTGTGTAGGAGAAACTTTAGAAGAAAAGGAAGATAATAAAACCGAGGAAGTTTGCAAAACTCAGGTTGAAGAGGGTCTAAAAGGACTTACTAAAGCACAACTTGAAAATGTTGTAATAGCCTACGAACCTGTTTGGGCAATCGGTACAGGAAAATCTGCTACAAAAGAAGATGCCAACGAAACCATTGCTTTTATTAGAAATACTGTTAAAGAGTTTGCATCTAACGATGTAGCACAGCAAATTAGAATTCAATATGGAGGTAGTGTAAAGCCAGAAAATATTAGCGACTACATGGCGATGTCTGATATAGACGGCGCCCTTGTAGGTGGAGCTAGCTTGAAGGTGCCTTCTTTTGTCGATATTGTTAAGTTTTAGGAGGAAATAATTAATGACTACAACCAAACCACTTGTACTAGTTGTTATTGATGGATGGGCATTAAATGAAGTTGGTGATGGTAATGCTGTTGTTGCAGCAGAAAAACCATATTACGATGCTTTGATAAACAAGTTTCCCACTACGGAAATTAAAGCTAGCGGCCTAGAAGTGGGGCTACCTCAAGGGCAAATGGGTAATTCTGAGGTAGGACACTTAAACATGGGCGCTGGAAGAGTAGTTTATCAAGACCTTACTAGAATCAACAAAGCTATAGAAGAAGGCTCATTTTTTAAAAATGAAAAGCTAGCGGCAAGTATGGATAACTGTATAGAAAAAAACTCGACGCTGCACCTGATGGGTTTACTATCCGATGGTGGAGTCCACAGTCACACAAATCACCTATTTGCCTTACTTGATATGGCGAAGGAAAAAGGTGTACAAAAGGTCAAAGTACATCCAATTTTAGATGGCAGAGACGTTCCACCCAAATCCGCTTTAGGATATATAGAGATGCTAGAGGCAAAACTAAAAGATGTACACTTAGGAGAAATTGCAACTGTATCCGGTAGATACTATACCATGGATAGGGATAAGAGATGGGAAAGAACAGAAAAAGCATATAATACTATTGTTGCTGGCAATGGTGATGTAGCTACCAGCGCTTTAGAAGCTGTAGAAAGTGCTTATGAACAAGATAAAACAGACGAGTTTGTTCCGCCAGTTGCAATAGCTAAAGAAAGCAAAGTGGAAGATGGAGATTCTGTTATCTTTTATAACTTTAGGCCGGACAGAGCTCGTCAAATAACTACAGCTTTAACCAGTGATGAATTTGATGGGTTTAACCGAAAGCATCTCCCTAAAGTACATTACACCTGCTTTACACAGTACGATGAAAATTTTTCATTACCTATAGCTTTTGAGCAAAAAGAAATTGTTAACACCTTGGGCGAAGTGCTAAGTAAAGCTGGTAAAAAGCAGCTAAGGATTACAGAGACAGAAAAATATGCCCATATAACTTTCTTCTTTAACGGTGGAGTTGAAAAAAGTAATGATGGGGAACAAAGAGTGTTAATACCATCTCCTAAAGTAGCTACCTATGACTTGCAGCCGGAGATGAGTGCTCATGAAACTACTGATAGGTTGTTAGAAGAAATGGAGCAAAACGATTATGATTTTATTTTGATTAACTATGCAAACCCTGATATGGTAGGCCATACTGGTAACTTTAAAGCAGCTGTTAAAGCTTGCAACACAGTAGACAAGTGTCTTTCTAAGCTAGTGCCCGCTATATTGAAAAAAGGCGGGGGAGTAATAGTCACATCAGATCATGGAAATGCAGAGCAGATGGTTGACCCTAGAACTAAAAAACCTCATACTGCGCATACATCCAATCCGGTGCCATTAACATTAGCAGGGTTTGGAGATAAAAGTCTTAAAGAAGGCGCTTTATGTGACATAGCCCCTACAGTACTTGAACTTATGGGGGTTGAAATACCAGCTGAAATGACCGGTGAGTCCCTAGTAAAAAAATAAGGAGGAATTAAAATGACAGAAATTATCGAAGTATATGGTAGAGAAGTATTAGATTCGCGAGGAAACCCTACTGTTGAAGTTGAAGTTGTGCTAGAAGGAGGTGCCTTAGGGCGAGCAATAGTACCTTCTGGAGCTTCTACAGGAGCTTATGAAGCAGTGGAGTTAAGAGATGGAGATAAAGGCCGTTACCTAGGTAAAGGCGTTGAAAAAGCTGTAGATAACATCAACAATATCATCGCACCGGCGCTAGAAGGTGCAGATGCATTAGAGCAAACAGCTATAGATAAAAGTTTAATTGAATTAGATGGTACAGATAACAAGGGGAAACTAGGTGCTAACGCTATTTTAGGTGTTTCTATGGCTGTGGCAAAAGCAGCTGCAGAAGCAATAGGAATGCCTCTTTATAAATACCTAGGTGGAGTAAATGCTTGCGATCTTCCAGTTCCAATGATGAATATTTTAAATGGCGGATCTCATGCTGATAATAACGTAGATATCCAAGAGTTTATGGTAATGCCTGTAGGAGCTAATAGCTTTAAGGAAGCACTTAGAATGGGTGCAGAAATTTTCCATAACTTAAAGGCTGTATTAAACGAAAAAGGATTGGGAACTGGTGTAGGAGACGAAGGAGGCTTTGCCCCTAACTTATCTTCTAACGAAGAAGCACTTTCAGTTATTATGGATGCTATTGAGAGAGCTGGATATAAGCCATTTGACGATATTCGTTTAGCGCTAGATGTTGCTGCCACTGAAATTTATAAAGATGGGAAGTACCATCTAGAAGGTGAAGGCGTAGTTAAATCAACCACTGAGTTAATCGATTTCTATGCAGACCTAGTGGACAAATATCCAATTATCTCAATAGAAGATGGATTATCAGAAGATGACTGGGATGGATGGGTAGAGATGCAACAAAAACTTGGAGATAAAATCCAAATTGTTGGTGACGATTTATTTGTAACTAACACAGAAAGGTTATCTAAAGGTATAGAAATCAAAGCAGGAAATTCTATTTTGATAAAACTTAATCAAATTGGCACTATTACAGAAACGCTAGAAGCTATAGAGATGGCTAAAAAAGCAGGATTTACCTGTGTTATCTCTCACCGTTCAGGAGAAACAGAAGATTCTACAATCGCTGACTTTGCTGTAGCTACCAACGCAGGACAGATTAAAACTGGCGCTCCATCAAGAACAGATAGAGTTGCTAAATATAACCAACTATTAAGAATTGAAGAAGAACTAGACTTTACAGGCAAGTACTTAGGGATGGGCAGTTTTTACAACATTAAGTAACTAAAAAGGCCGCCATTTTGGGCGGCCTTTTTCTAACTTTACATTTGTGAATGAAATTTCAATCTGGTAAAGTTGCCTTTATAACAGGTTGTTTTTTGGGTATAACTATGGTAAAATTACATTTGGTATAATATTAAGAAATTACCCTAGCAATCAAGGAGGTGGGGAAGGTGTCAACAATTTTACAAATTATACATGCCCTTATCGCAATCGGAGTAATTGCGGGAGTGCTACTGCAATCAGGTAAGAGCGCTGGCCTATCAGGCAGCATTGCTGGAGGAGCGGAAACTTTCTTTGGTAAGAGTAAAGGTCTAGATGAAACATTATCTAAGCTAACTACAGTGGCAGCAGTACTTTTCATAATTAGCTCTCTTATACTAGCTTTCTGGTTAGGGCGATAGTTTATCCCCCCACCCTGACATGCTGTTGGGGTGCTTCTTTATTTCAACTTATTTATTTAACTTAAAGGAGGAAGAAAAGTGGAAAATTACATATTCATAGTACCTATTTTAGGAATAGTGGCATTAATTTACGCGTTCATTCTTACAAAAAAAGTCACTAAGGAAGATGTTGGGACAAGCAGAATGCAAGAATTATCAGATGCAATATTTGACGGTGCAATGGCATTTTTAAACAGAGAATACAAAACTCTAGTCTTTTTCGTTGGAGTTGTAGCTGTCATTTTATGGTTTGCACTTAGCTGGCAAACAGCTATCTGCT from Proteinivorax hydrogeniformans harbors:
- the gap gene encoding type I glyceraldehyde-3-phosphate dehydrogenase, whose amino-acid sequence is MTLKIGINGFGSIGRRVLRIAHGNPNLEIVAINDLTDAKTLAHLLKYDSTYGRFEAEVEAKDNSIVVNNHEIEITDHKNPADIPWKKHGVDIVIEATGIFRKKEDAQAHIDAGAKKVIITAPAKNEDITIVMGVNEKDYDPQNHHIVSNASCTTNCLAPFAKVLNDNFGIKRGLMTTVHSYTNDQRLLDLPHSDLRRARAAAESIIPTTTGAAQAVSLVLPELKGKFDGFAMRVPTSAVSVVDMTVELEKDADVETINRAFKDACDNELQGVMDYTDEPLVSSDYKGSPFSSVIDGLSTKVMENNMVKVLAWYDNEWGYSARVVDLVLYMGKSL
- a CDS encoding phosphoglycerate kinase, whose amino-acid sequence is MNKLTLKDVNLKGKKVFVRMDFNVPLNDGKITDETRIQGALPTIQYLMENEAKVILASHLGRPKGQVKKELSLKVVADRISELIGREVKMAPDVISDKVTEMANSLENGEVMLLENVRFLPGEEKNDAQLSKEFAALADIFVNDAFGTAHRAHASTAGIADYIQAVAGFLIEKELNMLGEAVNNPKRPLVAIIGGAKVSDKIGVIENLIEKVDTLIIGGGMANTFLSAKGYDMGNSLVEEDKIELAKDLMKQATAKKVEIMLPSDLLVAEKFDNEAPSQIVPCDQVPNGWMAVDIGTKAAEEFSQVITKAQTIVWNGPMGVFEMDNFAKGTFSVAKALAKSEGLSIVGGGDSAAAVEKAGLAKQMGHISTGGGASLEFLEGKTLPGVEALTEK
- the tpiA gene encoding triose-phosphate isomerase, whose amino-acid sequence is MTNRIPILAGNWKMNKTASESEKFFEEVAEKLDVDEVEAVVCPPFTSLQAAKSLLSNSSIKLGAQNVHFEEKGAYTGEISPDMLKDLGVEYVIVGHSERRAMFGESDEIVNKKVLAVINSKMKPILCVGETLEEKEDNKTEEVCKTQVEEGLKGLTKAQLENVVIAYEPVWAIGTGKSATKEDANETIAFIRNTVKEFASNDVAQQIRIQYGGSVKPENISDYMAMSDIDGALVGGASLKVPSFVDIVKF
- the gpmI gene encoding 2,3-bisphosphoglycerate-independent phosphoglycerate mutase, giving the protein MTTTKPLVLVVIDGWALNEVGDGNAVVAAEKPYYDALINKFPTTEIKASGLEVGLPQGQMGNSEVGHLNMGAGRVVYQDLTRINKAIEEGSFFKNEKLAASMDNCIEKNSTLHLMGLLSDGGVHSHTNHLFALLDMAKEKGVQKVKVHPILDGRDVPPKSALGYIEMLEAKLKDVHLGEIATVSGRYYTMDRDKRWERTEKAYNTIVAGNGDVATSALEAVESAYEQDKTDEFVPPVAIAKESKVEDGDSVIFYNFRPDRARQITTALTSDEFDGFNRKHLPKVHYTCFTQYDENFSLPIAFEQKEIVNTLGEVLSKAGKKQLRITETEKYAHITFFFNGGVEKSNDGEQRVLIPSPKVATYDLQPEMSAHETTDRLLEEMEQNDYDFILINYANPDMVGHTGNFKAAVKACNTVDKCLSKLVPAILKKGGGVIVTSDHGNAEQMVDPRTKKPHTAHTSNPVPLTLAGFGDKSLKEGALCDIAPTVLELMGVEIPAEMTGESLVKK
- the eno gene encoding phosphopyruvate hydratase; this encodes MTEIIEVYGREVLDSRGNPTVEVEVVLEGGALGRAIVPSGASTGAYEAVELRDGDKGRYLGKGVEKAVDNINNIIAPALEGADALEQTAIDKSLIELDGTDNKGKLGANAILGVSMAVAKAAAEAIGMPLYKYLGGVNACDLPVPMMNILNGGSHADNNVDIQEFMVMPVGANSFKEALRMGAEIFHNLKAVLNEKGLGTGVGDEGGFAPNLSSNEEALSVIMDAIERAGYKPFDDIRLALDVAATEIYKDGKYHLEGEGVVKSTTELIDFYADLVDKYPIISIEDGLSEDDWDGWVEMQQKLGDKIQIVGDDLFVTNTERLSKGIEIKAGNSILIKLNQIGTITETLEAIEMAKKAGFTCVISHRSGETEDSTIADFAVATNAGQIKTGAPSRTDRVAKYNQLLRIEEELDFTGKYLGMGSFYNIK
- the secG gene encoding preprotein translocase subunit SecG, whose protein sequence is MSTILQIIHALIAIGVIAGVLLQSGKSAGLSGSIAGGAETFFGKSKGLDETLSKLTTVAAVLFIISSLILAFWLGR